In the genome of Magnolia sinica isolate HGM2019 chromosome 2, MsV1, whole genome shotgun sequence, one region contains:
- the LOC131226815 gene encoding uncharacterized protein LOC131226815, whose protein sequence is MAREDKRVLVGLKLGFHSSISNAERRILWRDLSTIASSISGPWAIGSDFNVVLSITERRGSRNYDQDSTSEFAEAMNNAALLDAGYSGNNYTWCNNQAGNACQLKAAKDNLSTLECQAQDGSVQITPSSLFNARRHLASMELIEDIYWKQKARNNWLLEGDRNTRFFHLQAMERSKRAGIDHQAHSDHLLDGIPQLLTATDNAFLMHILSMIEVKDAVMSIPKDGVPGPNGFLGAFFAGSWDIVGFDILKAITRLFQGGTLPRVFTTTLICLIPKVTPPKKFSNFWPISLYNFVYKIFTKVIASRLALLLLKLISQEQGAFVRGRSIAESIALGQEIFRDIGHKVHGGNIILKLDMEKSYDRIEWGFLNNVLNRFSFNTAWIRMVEKCWNNVWFTVLINGEGVGFSNRQEGCERGTQYPLASLF, encoded by the exons ATGGCAAGGGAGGATAAAAGAGTCCTTGTGGGCTTGAAGCTTGGTTTCCACTCTTCCATCTCCAACGCGGAG CGAAGAATTCTGTGGAGAGATTTGTCCACTATAGCGAGTAGTATCTCGGGCCCGTGGGCCATTGGTAGCGATTTCAATGTAGTACTTTCTATCACTGAAAGGAGAGGAAGTAGAAACTACGATCAAGACAGTACTTCGGAGTTCGCTGAAGCTATGAACAATGCAGCCCTTCTGGATGCAGGCTACTCGGGCAACAACTATACTTGGTGTAATAATCAGGCTggcaatgcttgt CAACTTAAGGCCGCGAAAGATAACCTTTCTACCCTGGAATGCCAGGCTCAAGATGGGTCAGTCCAGATCACTCCCTCCTCTCTCTTCAACGCAAGGCGTCACTTGGCAAGCATGGAACTAATAGAGGATATTTACTGGAAACAAAAAGCTCGGAATAACTGGTTGTTAGAAGGTGACCGTAACACCCGTTTCTTCCATCTTCAAGCCATGGAGAGATCCAAGAGAGCAGGAATTG ATCATCAAGCTCATTCGGACCATTTGCTTGACGGCATTCCTCAACTTCTAACAGCAACTGACAATGCCTTCTTAATGCACATTCTTTCCATGATCGAAGTTAAAGACGCAGTTATGTCTATCCCAAAAGATGGGGTGCCTGGCCCAAATGGGTTTTTGGGAGCGTTCTTTGCGGGGAGTTGGGATATTGTCGGTTTTGACATTCTCAAAGCTATCACCCGCCTTTTTCAAGGAGGTACTCTACCGAGGGTTTTTACCACTACGCTAATCTGCCTGATTCCAAAAGTAACTCCCCCGAAAAAGTTCTCAAATTTTTGGCCAATTAGTCTTTATAACTTTGTTTACAAAATCTTCACCAAGGTCATTGCCAGCAGGCTTGCTCTATTGCTACTAAAATTGATCTCGCAGGAACAAGGGGCTTTTGTGCGAGGAAGATCTATTGCTGAAAGTATCGCGTTGGGCCAGGAGATCTTTCGAGATATCGGCCATAAAGTTCATGGGGGGAATATTATTCTTAAGCTAGATATGGAGAAATCTTATGATAGGATTGAATGGGGGTTTCTCAATAATGTGTTGAATCGTTTCAGTTTTAATACTGCTTGGATAAGGATGGTTGAGAAATGTTGGAACAATGTTTGGTTCACGGTTTTAATCAATGGGGAAGGTGTTGGTTTTTCAAATCGTCAAGAGGGCTGTGAAAGGGGGACCCAATATCCCCTAGCCTCTTTATTTTAG